A window of the Planococcus citri chromosome 4, ihPlaCitr1.1, whole genome shotgun sequence genome harbors these coding sequences:
- the LOC135843157 gene encoding alpha-protein kinase 1-like isoform X2 has translation MSDANENTDAAAVAAQQQAQAQAQAQAQAQAQVAAQQQQAQAQAQAQQLQAVTVQQQQQQQQQLQVQQQQQLQVQQQQLQVQQQQQQHFQATLASQQQQQQQQMQTQAAAQATQQAAQLQQMGTPQPTAQIQQLGAPQQQPQIQQISGWEHGQVGQVNQAIPIDGKLYIWNSKRCWFECNENCYDFESNEVQLIQQPVPNQSYVQYGQGGPILMQTSGNLTTLQPNSNQKIQLIAGNTMLPGQTPFSSFQTIPTSNNQAILIGNFTNQPNLIQAQSVTAVATSNKQQDLQKFNAYGANRAIPQGAQSVQFPWQFNAPIQQATTANLWATATASPQPAIIQTQLQNGLFIQSRRSPQQDGTGQLPQGQVFIQSPPPQHGPGILQNSQNIQSITQVSNAANTMKRPQENIQPKMAVTRAVSILPSGATAIRPGSSVSTQTTSTIQIQPQMMQKSQPKNVRPKAVTSRTGVNIAVAQKSDAGNQTKMQLPQQHAIAGQNRMVYQFVQQDNKVQIQQQPVQQSMKIQQVQPAQPQQVQQQLISQPVTLQSAQQHPQQMIIQRGGGMPAVMVQLQQPPHMQQQQVVANAVAQQQQHQQQQQQQQQQQAQVQAQQQAQQQAEAQAAAVQQQVQQQVQQQQQQLQQLQQQQQQQQQQQQQQQQQQQQTITISNIVQQPLTSEQQQITAQQVPEQIMPPVIAPVIKVENGSDANNEQKIDPSINQIQQTVMNNVPVTQMDQLPPEKSIAVEGMLTLAGTGSQNLTAGAPTAEEDVKDKITPKAFVKPSFLTHKIGDHIILEADEPFPPYTSALMSELSQSAKNNKENRTKANDEEEPSPKKSKTADGEAKCEHCNVDLKGKLKKSKRFCTSCSKRYSTSYNKRYSKGENGTDSKDSKNKDWDGNENIDSGAESSSTPSESMDTEENGLTEASSTNNDASKSNPWKWTVTDVCDFIKKLPEASDYVEEFASHEIDGQALMLLKENHLISVMSMKLGLALKIVNKINALREPPPSQNERS, from the exons atgagtgACGCGAATGAGAATACAGATGCGGCTGCAGTTGCTGCTCAACAGCAGGCACAAGCACAGGCACAGGCTCAGGCACAGGCTCAAGCTCAAGTAGCCGCTCAACAACAACAAGCTCAAGCTCAAGCCCAAGCCCAGCAGCTTCAAGCTGTTACTGttcagcaacagcaacaacaacagcaacagttGCAAGTTCAGCAGCAACAACAGTTACAAGTTCAGCAACAACAGTTGCAAGtgcagcagcaacagcaacaacatTTTCAAGCTACTTTGGCATCG caacaacaacagcagcagcaacaaatGCAGACTCAAGCTGCCGCCCAAGCCACGCAGCAAGCCGCCCAACTTCAGCAAATGGGTACACCGCAGCCAACCGCCCAAATTCAGCAGCTCGGTGCACCTCAGCAACAACCCCAAATTCAGCAGATTAGTGGTTGGGAGCATGGCCAAGTAGGCCAAGTTAATCAG GCGATTCCGATTGATGGGAAACTTTACATTTGGAATTCCAAGCGATGTTGGTTTGAATGTAATGAAAACTGTTATGATTTTGAAAGTAACGAG GTTCAGCTTATCCAGCAACCAGTGCCGAATCAAAGTTACGTGCAGTACGGTCAAGGAGGGCCTATACTAATGCAAACATCCGGAAACCTTACCACCTTACAGCCTAAttcgaatcaaaaaatacaGCTGATCGCTGGAAATACGATGCTTCCAGGCCAAACGC CTTTCTCATCGTTCCAGACGATACCGACGTCCAACAACCAAGCCATATTGATCGGAAATTTCACAAATCAGCCGAATCTTATCCAAGCTCAATCGGTTACCGCTGTGGCCACTTCGAATAAGCAGCAAGATCTGCAAAAG TTCAATGCTTACGGTGCGAATCGTGCCATACCGCAGGGTGCCCAGTCTGTGCAGTTTCCGTGGCAGTTCAACGCGCCCATTCAGCAGGCCACCACGGCCAATTTATGGGCTACAGCTACCGCCTCCCCGCAGCCAGCTATTATCCAGACACAGCTACAGAATGGCCTGTTCATCCAAAGTAGAA GAAGTCCCCAACAAGACGGAACCGGGCAACTGCCGCAAGGACAAGTGTTCATCCAAAGTCCACCTCCCCAACATG GTCCCGGTATCCTGCAAAACAGTCAAAATATCCAAAGCATTACGCAAGTGTCGAATGCTGCCAATACGATGAAAAGGCCGCAAGAAAATATTCAACCAAAAATGGCTGTTACTCGAGCCGTCTCTATATTGCCGTCCGGCGCGACTGCCATTCGACCTGGTAGCTCGGTATCGACCCAGACTACCTCCACTATCCAAATACAACCGCAAATGATGCAAAAATCTCAG CCTAAAAATGTTAGACCAAAAGCTGTTACTAGTCGTACAGGCGTAAATATCGCCGTAGCCCAGAAATCAGATGCAGGTAATCAGACGAAAATGCAGTTACCACAACAGCACGCTATTGCTGGACAAAATAG AATGGTTTACCAATTTGTACAACAAGACAATAAGGTGCAAATTCAACAGCAACCGGTGCAACAGtcgatgaaaattcaacaagtGCAGCCAGCCCAACCTCAGCAAGTTCAACAGCAATTGATATCCCAGCCTGTGACGCTCCAATCTGCGCAACAGCATCCGCAGCAGATGATCATTCAAA GAGGAGGAGGAATGCCCGCAGTAATGGTACAGCTGCAGCAGCCGCCTCACATGCAACAACAACAAGTAGTTGCCAACGCCGTTGCCCAACAACAGCAACatcagcagcagcaacagcaacaacaacagcaacaggCTCAAGTACAAGCGCAGCAGCAAGCTCAACAACAAGCTGAAGCGCAAGCCGCCGCTGTACAGCAGCAAGTACAACAGCAAgtacagcaacaacaacaacaacttcagcagctgcagcaacaacagcaacaacaacagcagcagcagcagcaacaacaacaacaacagcagcaaaCTATTACGATAAGTAATATCGTACAGCAGCCTTTAACCAGCGAACAGCAGCAAATTACAGCCCAACAAGTACCTGAACAAATCATGCCTCCTGTAATTGCACCAGTCATCAAGGTGGAAAACGGTAGCGATGCGAATAACGAGCAGAAAATCGACCCGTCGATTAATCAAATTCAGCAAACTGTTATGAATAACGTGCCGGTCACGCAGATGGATCAGTTACCTCCTGAGAAGTCAATCGCCGTTGAAGGGATGTTGACGTTGGCTGGCACTGGCTCTCAGAATT TAACCGCTGGTGCTCCTACCGCCGAAGAAGATGTCAAAGATAAAATAACACCGAAAGCATTCGTCAAACCTAGTTTTTTGACGCATAAGATTGGCGATCATATTATACTGGAAG CTGACGAACCATTCCCTCCGTATACCTCTGCGTTAATGTCCGAACTGTCCCAGTCGgcgaaaaataataaagaaaatagAACGAAAGCTAACGACGAAGAGGAACCTTCTC ctaaaaaatcgaaaaccgcTGACGGAGAAGCCAAATGCGAACATTGCAACGTTGATTTGAAAGGAAAACTGAAGAAATCCAAGAGATTTTGTACAAGTTGTAGTAAAAG ATATAGTACGTCGTATAATAAACGATATAGCAAAGGAGAAAATGGAACTGATTCGAAGGATTCTAAAAATAAAGATTGG GATGGTAATGAAAATATAGATTCAGGCGCTGAAAGCAGCTCAACTCCGTCCGAAAGTATGGATACCGAAGAAAATGGACTGACCGAGGCGTCTAGTACGAATAATGACGCGTCGAAATCCAATCCATGGAAATGGACT GTAACGGACGTAtgcgattttattaaaaagctTCCGGAAGCTTCAGATTACGTCGAAGAATTCGCGAGTCACGAGATTGACGGCCAAGCGTTGATGTTGCTGAAAGAAAACCATTTGATCTCCGTTATGAGCATGAAGCTTGGGTTGGCTTTGAAAATCGTCAACAAAATCAACGCGTTACGTGAACCACCTCCTAGTCAAAATGAAAGATCGTAA
- the LOC135843157 gene encoding uncharacterized protein LOC135843157 isoform X1, with protein MSDANENTDAAAVAAQQQAQAQAQAQAQAQAQVAAQQQQAQAQAQAQQLQAVTVQQQQQQQQQLQVQQQQQLQVQQQQLQVQQQQQQHFQATLASQQQQQQQQQMQTQAAAQATQQAAQLQQMGTPQPTAQIQQLGAPQQQPQIQQISGWEHGQVGQVNQAIPIDGKLYIWNSKRCWFECNENCYDFESNEVQLIQQPVPNQSYVQYGQGGPILMQTSGNLTTLQPNSNQKIQLIAGNTMLPGQTPFSSFQTIPTSNNQAILIGNFTNQPNLIQAQSVTAVATSNKQQDLQKFNAYGANRAIPQGAQSVQFPWQFNAPIQQATTANLWATATASPQPAIIQTQLQNGLFIQSRRSPQQDGTGQLPQGQVFIQSPPPQHGPGILQNSQNIQSITQVSNAANTMKRPQENIQPKMAVTRAVSILPSGATAIRPGSSVSTQTTSTIQIQPQMMQKSQPKNVRPKAVTSRTGVNIAVAQKSDAGNQTKMQLPQQHAIAGQNRMVYQFVQQDNKVQIQQQPVQQSMKIQQVQPAQPQQVQQQLISQPVTLQSAQQHPQQMIIQRGGGMPAVMVQLQQPPHMQQQQVVANAVAQQQQHQQQQQQQQQQQAQVQAQQQAQQQAEAQAAAVQQQVQQQVQQQQQQLQQLQQQQQQQQQQQQQQQQQQQQTITISNIVQQPLTSEQQQITAQQVPEQIMPPVIAPVIKVENGSDANNEQKIDPSINQIQQTVMNNVPVTQMDQLPPEKSIAVEGMLTLAGTGSQNLTAGAPTAEEDVKDKITPKAFVKPSFLTHKIGDHIILEADEPFPPYTSALMSELSQSAKNNKENRTKANDEEEPSPKKSKTADGEAKCEHCNVDLKGKLKKSKRFCTSCSKRYSTSYNKRYSKGENGTDSKDSKNKDWDGNENIDSGAESSSTPSESMDTEENGLTEASSTNNDASKSNPWKWTVTDVCDFIKKLPEASDYVEEFASHEIDGQALMLLKENHLISVMSMKLGLALKIVNKINALREPPPSQNERS; from the exons atgagtgACGCGAATGAGAATACAGATGCGGCTGCAGTTGCTGCTCAACAGCAGGCACAAGCACAGGCACAGGCTCAGGCACAGGCTCAAGCTCAAGTAGCCGCTCAACAACAACAAGCTCAAGCTCAAGCCCAAGCCCAGCAGCTTCAAGCTGTTACTGttcagcaacagcaacaacaacagcaacagttGCAAGTTCAGCAGCAACAACAGTTACAAGTTCAGCAACAACAGTTGCAAGtgcagcagcaacagcaacaacatTTTCAAGCTACTTTGGCATCG cagcaacaacaacagcagcagcaacaaatGCAGACTCAAGCTGCCGCCCAAGCCACGCAGCAAGCCGCCCAACTTCAGCAAATGGGTACACCGCAGCCAACCGCCCAAATTCAGCAGCTCGGTGCACCTCAGCAACAACCCCAAATTCAGCAGATTAGTGGTTGGGAGCATGGCCAAGTAGGCCAAGTTAATCAG GCGATTCCGATTGATGGGAAACTTTACATTTGGAATTCCAAGCGATGTTGGTTTGAATGTAATGAAAACTGTTATGATTTTGAAAGTAACGAG GTTCAGCTTATCCAGCAACCAGTGCCGAATCAAAGTTACGTGCAGTACGGTCAAGGAGGGCCTATACTAATGCAAACATCCGGAAACCTTACCACCTTACAGCCTAAttcgaatcaaaaaatacaGCTGATCGCTGGAAATACGATGCTTCCAGGCCAAACGC CTTTCTCATCGTTCCAGACGATACCGACGTCCAACAACCAAGCCATATTGATCGGAAATTTCACAAATCAGCCGAATCTTATCCAAGCTCAATCGGTTACCGCTGTGGCCACTTCGAATAAGCAGCAAGATCTGCAAAAG TTCAATGCTTACGGTGCGAATCGTGCCATACCGCAGGGTGCCCAGTCTGTGCAGTTTCCGTGGCAGTTCAACGCGCCCATTCAGCAGGCCACCACGGCCAATTTATGGGCTACAGCTACCGCCTCCCCGCAGCCAGCTATTATCCAGACACAGCTACAGAATGGCCTGTTCATCCAAAGTAGAA GAAGTCCCCAACAAGACGGAACCGGGCAACTGCCGCAAGGACAAGTGTTCATCCAAAGTCCACCTCCCCAACATG GTCCCGGTATCCTGCAAAACAGTCAAAATATCCAAAGCATTACGCAAGTGTCGAATGCTGCCAATACGATGAAAAGGCCGCAAGAAAATATTCAACCAAAAATGGCTGTTACTCGAGCCGTCTCTATATTGCCGTCCGGCGCGACTGCCATTCGACCTGGTAGCTCGGTATCGACCCAGACTACCTCCACTATCCAAATACAACCGCAAATGATGCAAAAATCTCAG CCTAAAAATGTTAGACCAAAAGCTGTTACTAGTCGTACAGGCGTAAATATCGCCGTAGCCCAGAAATCAGATGCAGGTAATCAGACGAAAATGCAGTTACCACAACAGCACGCTATTGCTGGACAAAATAG AATGGTTTACCAATTTGTACAACAAGACAATAAGGTGCAAATTCAACAGCAACCGGTGCAACAGtcgatgaaaattcaacaagtGCAGCCAGCCCAACCTCAGCAAGTTCAACAGCAATTGATATCCCAGCCTGTGACGCTCCAATCTGCGCAACAGCATCCGCAGCAGATGATCATTCAAA GAGGAGGAGGAATGCCCGCAGTAATGGTACAGCTGCAGCAGCCGCCTCACATGCAACAACAACAAGTAGTTGCCAACGCCGTTGCCCAACAACAGCAACatcagcagcagcaacagcaacaacaacagcaacaggCTCAAGTACAAGCGCAGCAGCAAGCTCAACAACAAGCTGAAGCGCAAGCCGCCGCTGTACAGCAGCAAGTACAACAGCAAgtacagcaacaacaacaacaacttcagcagctgcagcaacaacagcaacaacaacagcagcagcagcagcaacaacaacaacaacagcagcaaaCTATTACGATAAGTAATATCGTACAGCAGCCTTTAACCAGCGAACAGCAGCAAATTACAGCCCAACAAGTACCTGAACAAATCATGCCTCCTGTAATTGCACCAGTCATCAAGGTGGAAAACGGTAGCGATGCGAATAACGAGCAGAAAATCGACCCGTCGATTAATCAAATTCAGCAAACTGTTATGAATAACGTGCCGGTCACGCAGATGGATCAGTTACCTCCTGAGAAGTCAATCGCCGTTGAAGGGATGTTGACGTTGGCTGGCACTGGCTCTCAGAATT TAACCGCTGGTGCTCCTACCGCCGAAGAAGATGTCAAAGATAAAATAACACCGAAAGCATTCGTCAAACCTAGTTTTTTGACGCATAAGATTGGCGATCATATTATACTGGAAG CTGACGAACCATTCCCTCCGTATACCTCTGCGTTAATGTCCGAACTGTCCCAGTCGgcgaaaaataataaagaaaatagAACGAAAGCTAACGACGAAGAGGAACCTTCTC ctaaaaaatcgaaaaccgcTGACGGAGAAGCCAAATGCGAACATTGCAACGTTGATTTGAAAGGAAAACTGAAGAAATCCAAGAGATTTTGTACAAGTTGTAGTAAAAG ATATAGTACGTCGTATAATAAACGATATAGCAAAGGAGAAAATGGAACTGATTCGAAGGATTCTAAAAATAAAGATTGG GATGGTAATGAAAATATAGATTCAGGCGCTGAAAGCAGCTCAACTCCGTCCGAAAGTATGGATACCGAAGAAAATGGACTGACCGAGGCGTCTAGTACGAATAATGACGCGTCGAAATCCAATCCATGGAAATGGACT GTAACGGACGTAtgcgattttattaaaaagctTCCGGAAGCTTCAGATTACGTCGAAGAATTCGCGAGTCACGAGATTGACGGCCAAGCGTTGATGTTGCTGAAAGAAAACCATTTGATCTCCGTTATGAGCATGAAGCTTGGGTTGGCTTTGAAAATCGTCAACAAAATCAACGCGTTACGTGAACCACCTCCTAGTCAAAATGAAAGATCGTAA
- the LOC135843157 gene encoding putative uncharacterized protein DDB_G0271606 isoform X5 yields the protein MSDANENTDAAAVAAQQQAQAQAQAQAQAQAQVAAQQQQAQAQAQAQQLQAVTVQQQQQQQQQLQVQQQQQLQVQQQQLQVQQQQQQHFQATLASQQQQQQQQQMQTQAAAQATQQAAQLQQMGTPQPTAQIQQLGAPQQQPQIQQISGWEHGQVGQVNQAIPIDGKLYIWNSKRCWFECNENCYDFESNEVQLIQQPVPNQSYVQYGQGGPILMQTSGNLTTLQPNSNQKIQLIAGNTMLPGQTPFSSFQTIPTSNNQAILIGNFTNQPNLIQAQSVTAVATSNKQQDLQKFNAYGANRAIPQGAQSVQFPWQFNAPIQQATTANLWATATASPQPAIIQTQLQNGLFIQSRRSPQQDGTGQLPQGQVFIQSPPPQHGPGILQNSQNIQSITQVSNAANTMKRPQENIQPKMAVTRAVSILPSGATAIRPGSSVSTQTTSTIQIQPQMMQKSQPKNVRPKAVTSRTGVNIAVAQKSDAGNQTKMQLPQQHAIAGQNRMVYQFVQQDNKVQIQQQPVQQSMKIQQVQPAQPQQVQQQLISQPVTLQSAQQHPQQMIIQRGGGMPAVMVQLQQPPHMQQQQVVANAVAQQQQHQQQQQQQQQQQAQVQAQQQAQQQAEAQAAAVQQQVQQQVQQQQQQLQQLQQQQQQQQQQQQQQQQQQQQTITISNIVQQPLTSEQQQITAQQVPEQIMPPVIAPVIKVENGSDANNEQKIDPSINQIQQTVMNNVPVTQMDQLPPEKSIAVEGMLTLAGTGSQNSDEPFPPYTSALMSELSQSAKNNKENRTKANDEEEPSPKKSKTADGEAKCEHCNVDLKGKLKKSKRFCTSCSKRYSTSYNKRYSKGENGTDSKDSKNKDWDGNENIDSGAESSSTPSESMDTEENGLTEASSTNNDASKSNPWKWTVTDVCDFIKKLPEASDYVEEFASHEIDGQALMLLKENHLISVMSMKLGLALKIVNKINALREPPPSQNERS from the exons atgagtgACGCGAATGAGAATACAGATGCGGCTGCAGTTGCTGCTCAACAGCAGGCACAAGCACAGGCACAGGCTCAGGCACAGGCTCAAGCTCAAGTAGCCGCTCAACAACAACAAGCTCAAGCTCAAGCCCAAGCCCAGCAGCTTCAAGCTGTTACTGttcagcaacagcaacaacaacagcaacagttGCAAGTTCAGCAGCAACAACAGTTACAAGTTCAGCAACAACAGTTGCAAGtgcagcagcaacagcaacaacatTTTCAAGCTACTTTGGCATCG cagcaacaacaacagcagcagcaacaaatGCAGACTCAAGCTGCCGCCCAAGCCACGCAGCAAGCCGCCCAACTTCAGCAAATGGGTACACCGCAGCCAACCGCCCAAATTCAGCAGCTCGGTGCACCTCAGCAACAACCCCAAATTCAGCAGATTAGTGGTTGGGAGCATGGCCAAGTAGGCCAAGTTAATCAG GCGATTCCGATTGATGGGAAACTTTACATTTGGAATTCCAAGCGATGTTGGTTTGAATGTAATGAAAACTGTTATGATTTTGAAAGTAACGAG GTTCAGCTTATCCAGCAACCAGTGCCGAATCAAAGTTACGTGCAGTACGGTCAAGGAGGGCCTATACTAATGCAAACATCCGGAAACCTTACCACCTTACAGCCTAAttcgaatcaaaaaatacaGCTGATCGCTGGAAATACGATGCTTCCAGGCCAAACGC CTTTCTCATCGTTCCAGACGATACCGACGTCCAACAACCAAGCCATATTGATCGGAAATTTCACAAATCAGCCGAATCTTATCCAAGCTCAATCGGTTACCGCTGTGGCCACTTCGAATAAGCAGCAAGATCTGCAAAAG TTCAATGCTTACGGTGCGAATCGTGCCATACCGCAGGGTGCCCAGTCTGTGCAGTTTCCGTGGCAGTTCAACGCGCCCATTCAGCAGGCCACCACGGCCAATTTATGGGCTACAGCTACCGCCTCCCCGCAGCCAGCTATTATCCAGACACAGCTACAGAATGGCCTGTTCATCCAAAGTAGAA GAAGTCCCCAACAAGACGGAACCGGGCAACTGCCGCAAGGACAAGTGTTCATCCAAAGTCCACCTCCCCAACATG GTCCCGGTATCCTGCAAAACAGTCAAAATATCCAAAGCATTACGCAAGTGTCGAATGCTGCCAATACGATGAAAAGGCCGCAAGAAAATATTCAACCAAAAATGGCTGTTACTCGAGCCGTCTCTATATTGCCGTCCGGCGCGACTGCCATTCGACCTGGTAGCTCGGTATCGACCCAGACTACCTCCACTATCCAAATACAACCGCAAATGATGCAAAAATCTCAG CCTAAAAATGTTAGACCAAAAGCTGTTACTAGTCGTACAGGCGTAAATATCGCCGTAGCCCAGAAATCAGATGCAGGTAATCAGACGAAAATGCAGTTACCACAACAGCACGCTATTGCTGGACAAAATAG AATGGTTTACCAATTTGTACAACAAGACAATAAGGTGCAAATTCAACAGCAACCGGTGCAACAGtcgatgaaaattcaacaagtGCAGCCAGCCCAACCTCAGCAAGTTCAACAGCAATTGATATCCCAGCCTGTGACGCTCCAATCTGCGCAACAGCATCCGCAGCAGATGATCATTCAAA GAGGAGGAGGAATGCCCGCAGTAATGGTACAGCTGCAGCAGCCGCCTCACATGCAACAACAACAAGTAGTTGCCAACGCCGTTGCCCAACAACAGCAACatcagcagcagcaacagcaacaacaacagcaacaggCTCAAGTACAAGCGCAGCAGCAAGCTCAACAACAAGCTGAAGCGCAAGCCGCCGCTGTACAGCAGCAAGTACAACAGCAAgtacagcaacaacaacaacaacttcagcagctgcagcaacaacagcaacaacaacagcagcagcagcagcaacaacaacaacaacagcagcaaaCTATTACGATAAGTAATATCGTACAGCAGCCTTTAACCAGCGAACAGCAGCAAATTACAGCCCAACAAGTACCTGAACAAATCATGCCTCCTGTAATTGCACCAGTCATCAAGGTGGAAAACGGTAGCGATGCGAATAACGAGCAGAAAATCGACCCGTCGATTAATCAAATTCAGCAAACTGTTATGAATAACGTGCCGGTCACGCAGATGGATCAGTTACCTCCTGAGAAGTCAATCGCCGTTGAAGGGATGTTGACGTTGGCTGGCACTGGCTCTCAGAATT CTGACGAACCATTCCCTCCGTATACCTCTGCGTTAATGTCCGAACTGTCCCAGTCGgcgaaaaataataaagaaaatagAACGAAAGCTAACGACGAAGAGGAACCTTCTC ctaaaaaatcgaaaaccgcTGACGGAGAAGCCAAATGCGAACATTGCAACGTTGATTTGAAAGGAAAACTGAAGAAATCCAAGAGATTTTGTACAAGTTGTAGTAAAAG ATATAGTACGTCGTATAATAAACGATATAGCAAAGGAGAAAATGGAACTGATTCGAAGGATTCTAAAAATAAAGATTGG GATGGTAATGAAAATATAGATTCAGGCGCTGAAAGCAGCTCAACTCCGTCCGAAAGTATGGATACCGAAGAAAATGGACTGACCGAGGCGTCTAGTACGAATAATGACGCGTCGAAATCCAATCCATGGAAATGGACT GTAACGGACGTAtgcgattttattaaaaagctTCCGGAAGCTTCAGATTACGTCGAAGAATTCGCGAGTCACGAGATTGACGGCCAAGCGTTGATGTTGCTGAAAGAAAACCATTTGATCTCCGTTATGAGCATGAAGCTTGGGTTGGCTTTGAAAATCGTCAACAAAATCAACGCGTTACGTGAACCACCTCCTAGTCAAAATGAAAGATCGTAA